In Ostrea edulis chromosome 4, xbOstEdul1.1, whole genome shotgun sequence, a single window of DNA contains:
- the LOC125671746 gene encoding cysteine-rich secretory protein LCCL domain-containing 2-like isoform X2 — translation MQSVVVLAVCAVLQFVGLDAVYVDIRRFRGYIQNTHNDLRSLEGAADMKYMTTDRSLEIAAQQWADRCEFEHQMRGYGENLAFISSTGATPEPGYVIRESIRQWYNERPLYSFGTQSCGAACHYTQMIWARTSRLGCAMSYCNTLFDGRGRVYRNAQYFVCFYSPQGNYIGQTPYTPGRPCSRCPRGNFCTRKGLCYGPDFVGPRRRRRSVAPTYKATMTTSEVW, via the exons ATGCAGTCCGTGGTGGTGTTAGCGGTGTGTGCTGTGCTTCAGTTTGTAGGACTGGATGCTGTGTATGTCGACATCAGACGCTTCAGAGGATACATACAGAATACTCATAACGATCTCAGGTCGTTAGAGGGCGCTGCAGACATGAAGTACATG ACAACCGATAGGTCTCTCGAGATAGCTGCTCAACAATGGGCAGACAGGTGTGAGTTTGAGCATCAGATGCGGGGGTATGGAGAGAACCTTGCCTTTATCTCCAGCACGGGTGCTACCCCAGAGCCCGGTTACGTCATCAGAGAATCCATCCGACAATGGTATAACGAGCGCCCTCTATACAGCTTTGGCACCCAATCCTGTGGAGCCGCCTGTCATTACACACAG aTGATCTGGGCTCGTACTTCCAGATTGGGTTGTGCTATGAGTTATTGCAACACTCTGTTTGATGGTAGAGGGCGTGTGTACAGAAATGCACAATACTTCGTCTGTTTTTACTCACCTCA GGGTAACTATATAGGACAGACCCCTTACACCCCCGGCCGCCCTTGTTCACGATGTCCCCGAGGTAACTTTTGTACCCGAAAAGGACTCTGTTATGGCCCAG ATTTTGTAGGCCCACGACGAAGAAGAAGAAGTGTCGCACCAACATACAAAGCCACAATGACGACATCTGAAGTGTGGTAA
- the LOC125671746 gene encoding cysteine-rich secretory protein LCCL domain-containing 2-like isoform X1: MQSVVVLAVCAVLQFVGLDAVYVDIRRFRGYIQNTHNDLRSLEGAADMKYMTTDRSLEIAAQQWADRCEFEHQMRGYGENLAFISSTGATPEPGYVIRESIRQWYNERPLYSFGTQSCGAACHYTQMIWARTSRLGCAMSYCNTLFDGRGRVYRNAQYFVCFYSPQGNYIGQTPYTPGRPCSRCPRGNFCTRKGLCYGPDFVGPRRRRRSVAPTYKATMTTSEV, encoded by the exons ATGCAGTCCGTGGTGGTGTTAGCGGTGTGTGCTGTGCTTCAGTTTGTAGGACTGGATGCTGTGTATGTCGACATCAGACGCTTCAGAGGATACATACAGAATACTCATAACGATCTCAGGTCGTTAGAGGGCGCTGCAGACATGAAGTACATG ACAACCGATAGGTCTCTCGAGATAGCTGCTCAACAATGGGCAGACAGGTGTGAGTTTGAGCATCAGATGCGGGGGTATGGAGAGAACCTTGCCTTTATCTCCAGCACGGGTGCTACCCCAGAGCCCGGTTACGTCATCAGAGAATCCATCCGACAATGGTATAACGAGCGCCCTCTATACAGCTTTGGCACCCAATCCTGTGGAGCCGCCTGTCATTACACACAG aTGATCTGGGCTCGTACTTCCAGATTGGGTTGTGCTATGAGTTATTGCAACACTCTGTTTGATGGTAGAGGGCGTGTGTACAGAAATGCACAATACTTCGTCTGTTTTTACTCACCTCA GGGTAACTATATAGGACAGACCCCTTACACCCCCGGCCGCCCTTGTTCACGATGTCCCCGAGGTAACTTTTGTACCCGAAAAGGACTCTGTTATGGCCCAG ATTTTGTAGGCCCACGACGAAGAAGAAGAAGTGTCGCACCAACATACAAAGCCACAATGACGACATCTGAAGTGTG A